A section of the Lineus longissimus chromosome 1, tnLinLong1.2, whole genome shotgun sequence genome encodes:
- the LOC135484112 gene encoding piggyBac transposable element-derived protein 4-like, translating into MAAPQRFQFTAVPGLKANVADKDDPVPYFELFFDDDILAVIVEQTNLYAAQFIDEHKGQEKHNTMMDLGIPNVSRKLYKLYPILNHLRQKFKSVYQPEQEIAIDESLMMWKGRLGWKQYIPSKRARFGIKSYELCESQSGYIWDFFTYTGQDTEYRAEYRDNPSMGARVILSLAHPLLDQGYGINMDNFFSSPILFDFLCQHETDAVGTIRPNRKGLPVQMTQKRLKKGESCDYYRGKLMALKWRDKKDVHMLSTYHNGTKVDVRQRGDKVVSKPQVCLDYYDTMGGVDLSDAYISKRTRKRLKKYYQKQFRHLVDMSALYAYLLYKKQGGKMDRLTFQLDLIEGILAK; encoded by the exons ATGGCAGCGCCACAAAG GTTTCAGTTTACTGCTGTACCAGGGTTGAAGGCTAATGTTGCCGATAAGGATGATCCAGTGCCGTACTTTGAActgttttttgatgatgacattttagCAGTTATTGTGGAGCAGACCAACCTCTATGCTGCACAGTTCATCGATGAGCACAAAGGTCAGGAGAAAC ACAACACCATGATGGATCTAGGCATTCCAAATGTGTCGAGGAAGCTCTACAAGCTGTACCCTATCCTAAACCATCTGCGCCAGAAATTCAAGTCCGTGTACCAGCCAGAGCAGGAGATTGCAATAGATGAATCGCTCATGATGTGGAAAGGCCGTCTTGGCTGGAAACAGTACATTCCATCAAAGCGAGCACGCTTTGGCATCAAGTCCTACGAGTTGTGCGAATCCCAATCCGGCTATATTTGGGATTTCTTCACCTACACCGGGCAAGACACCGAATACCGTGCTGAGTACCGTGATAACCCATCAATGGGAGCCAGGGTCATCCTCTCGCTTGCACATCCTCTCCTCGATCAAGGGTATGGGATAAACATGGACAACTTCTTCAGTTCTCCAATCCTGTTTGACTTCCTGTGTCAGCATGAAACAGATGCTGTAGGTACAATCAGACCCAACAGAAAAGGCCTACCTGTCCAGATGACGCAGAAGCGGTTGAAAAAGGGGGAAAGTTGTGACTACTACCGTGGTAAGTTGATGGCTCTCAAATGGAGAGATAAGAAAGACGTCCATATGCTCTCCACTTACCACAATGGTACTAAAGTAGATGTTAGACAGAGAGGGGATAAAGTGGTGTCGAAACCCCAAGTCTGCCTTGACTACTACGATACAATGGGTGGCGTTGACCTGAGTGATGCCTATATCTCAAAACGAA CCAGGAAGAGGCTCAAAAAGTACTACCAGAAGCAATTCAGACATCTAGTGGACATGTCTGCTCTCTACGCCTACTTGCTGTACAAGAAACAGGGGGGAAAGATGGACAGGCTGACCTTTCAGTTGGATCTGATTGAGGGCATTCTGGCAAAGTAG